The Montipora capricornis isolate CH-2021 chromosome 3, ASM3666992v2, whole genome shotgun sequence genome window below encodes:
- the LOC138043925 gene encoding uncharacterized protein produces MATEKTLLTVPLSRKYGSMPTLAHKSVRISLEYRDRKFRSRRISSGSDRPKPGNKQNRSQDARGFPLARKSSESPIKSYSGSGFRRESGIQSPLFERQEAVRRRQERAGAAKTSYLENVVARSSGKRRLDEGVIGAESRHSEVFKRLSAFNNKSNGNVKVQGYNVNIEQNITSAKPRVTSTQTTNGIQKNTVSRLVPLEREFQFQDYRQKCIQWLKSLPDIGMKPVSLR; encoded by the coding sequence ATGGCAACAGAAAAAACGTTGCTCACGGTTCCCCTGTCAAGAAAGTATGGTAGTATGCCCACCCTAGCTCACAAGTCAGTGCGGATATCTCTGGAGTACAGAGACAGAAAATTCAGAAGTAGAAGGATATCAAGTGGATCAGATCGGCCAAAGCCTGGGAACAAACAAAACCGTTCCCAAGATGCTCGAGGATTCCCATTGGCCAGGAAATCTTCAGAATCTCCCATTAAGAGCTACAGTGGTTCCGGTTTTCGGCGGGAAAGTGGCATTCAAAGTCCATTGTTTGAACGACAAGAGGCAGTGCGGAGGAGGCAGGAGAGAGCAGGGGCGGCAAAAACGTCATATTTGGAAAACGTTGTTGCAAGGAGTTCTGGTAAACGAAGATTAGACGAGGGTGTAATAGGTGCGGAGAGCCGACATTCTGAAGTGTTTAAAAGGCTTTCAGCtttcaacaataaaagcaatGGAAATGTAAAAGTACAAGGTTATAACGTTAACATAGAACAGAACATTACGAGTGCTAAACCTAGAGTGACGTCAACTCAAACAACGAATGGCATCCAGAAAAATACAGTTTCTCGATTAGTCCCGTTAGAAAGAGAATTCCAATTTCAGGACTACAGGCAAAAGTGTATTCAGTGGCTGAAATCCTTGCCTGATATTGGGATGAAACCTGTAAGCTTGCGCTAG